From one Planctomycetota bacterium genomic stretch:
- the ftsH gene encoding ATP-dependent zinc metalloprotease FtsH, translating to MADNPRNRPPRRAGDEDEGLAPRRSRGLLIWLLLIGGVILVVSLAPSRMGRSGRQEPSFDEVLNAVRAGNVRSLLVHGTTLYVTPREGAPQGVFPSEKFEITVSPQVIEYLQKAVDEHNQPPGKPALPEAERVRISYGEQSLLVTNLVGMLPWILILALLYYMFIRQLRNAGSGVLSFGRARARTANPEQTKTTFDDVAGIDEARDEVIEIIEFLRSPEKFRRLGGRVPRGVLLVGPPGTGKTLLARAIAGEAGRPFFSISGSDFVEMFVGVGASRVRDLFKQAKDHAPCIIFLDEIDAVGRRRGTGLGGGHDEREQTLNAILVEMDGFDSDLGVIVVAATNRPDVLDPALLRPGRFDRRIVVDLPDVKGREAILRVHARRMKLADGVDLKVIARGTPYFSGADLENLLNEAALLAVRRDLPAITMAELEEARDKVLWGPEKKSRVIAEEEKRLTAYHETGHAVVSKALPDVEPIHKVAIVARGMALGATMYLPDKDRYIMPRRRILSEITSLLGGRAAEEIFCDDITSGAQNDFERATELARMMVCRWGMSDSLGTVSYTENEEHLFLGREITRVQSVSEATAVAIDREIRSIIDQCHNHAREILSGQREAAERVVAALLKYESLDGSEVDTLLAGGELEREDYNGAGRATPSAPARPAEGSAEPPQPA from the coding sequence GTGGCGGATAACCCGCGCAACCGACCCCCGCGCCGCGCCGGCGATGAGGACGAGGGGCTGGCCCCTCGGCGCTCGCGCGGCCTGCTCATCTGGCTCCTGCTCATCGGCGGCGTGATCCTCGTGGTCAGCCTCGCCCCCAGCCGCATGGGACGCAGCGGCCGCCAGGAACCCTCGTTCGACGAGGTCCTCAACGCGGTCCGCGCGGGCAACGTCCGCAGCCTCCTCGTCCACGGCACCACGCTCTACGTCACGCCGCGCGAGGGCGCCCCGCAGGGCGTCTTCCCCAGCGAGAAGTTCGAGATCACCGTCAGCCCCCAGGTCATCGAATACCTTCAAAAGGCGGTGGACGAGCACAACCAGCCGCCCGGCAAACCTGCGCTGCCCGAGGCCGAGCGGGTGCGCATCTCCTATGGCGAGCAGAGCCTGCTCGTCACCAACCTCGTCGGCATGCTGCCCTGGATCCTCATCCTCGCCCTCCTCTACTACATGTTCATCCGCCAGCTCCGCAACGCGGGCTCGGGCGTCCTGAGCTTCGGCCGCGCCCGCGCGCGCACCGCCAACCCCGAGCAGACCAAGACCACCTTCGACGACGTGGCCGGCATTGACGAGGCGCGCGACGAGGTGATCGAAATCATCGAGTTCCTGCGCAGCCCCGAGAAGTTCCGCCGCCTGGGCGGCCGCGTGCCGCGCGGCGTGCTGCTCGTGGGGCCGCCCGGCACCGGCAAGACCCTCCTCGCCCGCGCCATCGCCGGCGAGGCCGGCCGCCCCTTCTTCTCCATCAGCGGCTCCGACTTCGTCGAAATGTTCGTCGGAGTCGGCGCCTCGCGCGTCCGCGACCTCTTCAAGCAGGCCAAGGACCACGCCCCCTGCATCATCTTCCTCGACGAGATTGACGCCGTCGGCCGTCGCCGCGGCACCGGCCTGGGCGGCGGGCACGATGAGCGCGAGCAGACCCTCAACGCCATCCTGGTCGAGATGGACGGCTTCGACTCCGACCTCGGCGTCATCGTGGTGGCCGCAACCAATCGCCCCGACGTGCTCGACCCCGCCCTCCTGCGCCCCGGGCGCTTCGACCGCCGCATCGTGGTGGACCTGCCCGACGTCAAAGGCCGCGAGGCCATCCTCCGCGTGCACGCCCGCCGCATGAAGCTGGCCGACGGCGTGGACCTCAAGGTGATCGCGCGCGGCACCCCGTACTTCTCGGGCGCGGACCTCGAGAACCTGCTCAACGAGGCCGCCCTGCTCGCCGTGCGGCGCGACCTGCCCGCCATCACGATGGCCGAGCTCGAGGAGGCACGCGACAAGGTGCTCTGGGGCCCCGAGAAGAAGAGCCGCGTCATCGCCGAGGAGGAGAAGCGCCTCACCGCCTACCACGAGACCGGCCACGCCGTCGTCTCCAAGGCCCTCCCCGACGTCGAGCCGATCCACAAGGTGGCCATCGTCGCCCGCGGCATGGCTCTGGGCGCTACCATGTACCTGCCCGACAAGGATCGCTATATCATGCCGCGCCGGCGCATCCTCAGCGAGATCACCTCGCTGCTCGGCGGCCGCGCCGCCGAAGAGATCTTCTGCGACGACATCACCTCGGGCGCCCAGAACGACTTCGAGCGCGCCACCGAGCTGGCCCGCATGATGGTCTGCCGATGGGGCATGAGCGACAGCCTCGGCACCGTCTCCTACACCGAGAACGAGGAGCACCTCTTCCTCGGCCGCGAGATCACCCGCGTGCAGAGCGTCAGCGAGGCCACCGCCGTGGCCATTGACCGCGAAATCCGCTCCATCATTGACCAATGTCACAACCACGCCCGCGAGATCCTCAGCGGCCAGCGCGAGGCCGCCGAGCGCGTCGTCGCCGCTCTCCTCAAGTACGAGTCGCTCGACGGCAGCGAAGTGGACACGCTTCTGGCCGGCGGCGAGCTCGAGCGCGAAGACTACAACGGCGCCGGCCGCGCCACGCCTTCGGCCCCGGCCAGGCCCGCCGAGGGGAGCGCCGAGCCGCCCCAACCGGCATGA
- the lptE gene encoding LPS assembly lipoprotein LptE gives MTPRRARVPRLILLLLPLAGCGYKTKFELPEHIRTFSVNTFRNKTLERNLDFEFTEALIHEICARTNLRVARPGEADLEIDGEIESFERHALRRKRYGERMEMRNLLSVNVEMFDTRKNVPFFQARRIVERVEFSLNLGQTPRDGRDELVRELARRVAALAFEHWPHQPPEAKASGG, from the coding sequence ATGACCCCCCGCCGAGCCCGCGTTCCGCGCCTCATTCTCCTTCTGCTCCCCCTGGCCGGCTGCGGCTACAAGACGAAGTTCGAGCTCCCCGAGCACATCCGCACCTTCTCCGTCAACACCTTCCGCAACAAGACCCTCGAGCGCAACCTCGACTTCGAGTTCACCGAGGCCCTGATCCACGAAATCTGCGCCCGCACCAACCTGCGCGTCGCGCGCCCCGGCGAGGCCGACCTCGAGATTGACGGCGAAATCGAGAGCTTCGAGCGCCACGCCCTGCGCCGCAAGCGCTACGGCGAGCGGATGGAGATGCGCAACCTGCTCTCCGTCAACGTCGAGATGTTCGATACCCGCAAGAACGTCCCCTTCTTCCAGGCCCGCCGCATCGTGGAGCGGGTCGAATTCAGCCTGAACCTGGGCCAGACCCCGCGCGACGGGCGCGACGAGCTGGTGCGCGAGCTGGCCCGCCGCGTGGCCGCGCTCGCCTTCGAACACTGGCCACACCAACCCCCGGAGGCCAAGGCCAGTGGCGGATAA
- the bamD gene encoding outer membrane protein assembly factor BamD, protein MHTPARPCGLRLAARFARGLAGAALLLAAGCGGPWAARQTPEQTLAEAKRAYDRKNYSHARSLAQRLLRRSPTSPLAVDARLVVIDSHMAQRNWPRAYQECEKLLEAHPQTKHRSAVLQREFDIAKALTVSHAYVLFFRVSRREEGVKAFERIIEHAPFGPLADRALYEIGEAHYRAEDYQAAHDAYDRLLRQYPNSPLVIRARVRRATANQRLTEGPPYDLAPAEAARRDMEDLARMSGNERVAQYARSLRDTMALADYDSGLFYFERFSIEGGTRYMKAVMARYPDSEYSERAERILALVKRLVEEARPEEAAR, encoded by the coding sequence TTGCACACCCCCGCCCGCCCATGCGGCCTCCGCCTGGCGGCGCGATTCGCCCGCGGCCTGGCCGGCGCCGCCCTCCTGCTGGCGGCCGGCTGCGGCGGTCCCTGGGCCGCGCGCCAGACCCCCGAGCAAACGCTCGCCGAGGCCAAGCGGGCCTACGACCGCAAGAACTACTCCCACGCCCGCTCCCTGGCCCAACGCCTCCTCCGCCGAAGCCCCACCTCGCCCCTCGCAGTGGACGCCCGCCTCGTGGTCATCGACTCGCACATGGCGCAGCGCAACTGGCCGCGCGCCTACCAGGAATGCGAGAAGCTGCTCGAGGCCCACCCCCAGACCAAGCACCGCTCCGCCGTGCTCCAGCGCGAGTTCGACATCGCCAAGGCCCTCACCGTCAGCCACGCCTACGTCCTGTTCTTCCGCGTCAGCCGGCGCGAAGAGGGCGTCAAGGCCTTCGAGCGCATTATCGAGCACGCCCCCTTCGGCCCGCTCGCCGACCGCGCACTCTACGAGATCGGTGAGGCCCACTACCGCGCCGAGGACTACCAGGCCGCGCACGACGCCTACGACCGCCTCCTGCGCCAGTACCCGAACAGCCCGCTCGTCATCCGGGCGCGCGTGCGCCGCGCCACCGCCAACCAGCGCCTCACCGAGGGACCGCCCTACGACCTCGCCCCCGCCGAGGCCGCGCGCCGCGACATGGAGGACCTCGCACGCATGTCCGGCAACGAGCGAGTCGCCCAGTACGCCCGCAGCCTGCGCGACACCATGGCCCTGGCCGACTACGACTCGGGGCTCTTCTATTTCGAGCGCTTCAGCATCGAGGGCGGCACGCGCTACATGAAAGCCGTCATGGCGCGCTACCCCGACTCGGAGTACTCCGAGCGCGCCGAGCGCATTCTCGCGCTGGTCAAGCGCCTGGTGGAAGAGGCCCGGCCCGAGGAGGCCGCCCGATGA
- the folK gene encoding 2-amino-4-hydroxy-6-hydroxymethyldihydropteridine diphosphokinase, with protein MADAYVGLGSNVGDRAALLAEALRRLAGCEGVELVAVSPFADTEPVGGPPGQPRFLNAVAHVRVCLSPEALLDRLLAIEEALGRVRAERWGPRTIDLDLLLYDDVVRRGERLTLPHPRMHERRFVLEPLAALAPGVVHPVLGRTAAQLLVALGTEPS; from the coding sequence ATGGCGGATGCATACGTGGGCTTGGGCAGCAACGTGGGCGACCGCGCGGCCCTGCTGGCCGAGGCGCTCCGCCGCCTGGCGGGCTGCGAGGGGGTCGAACTCGTCGCCGTGTCGCCCTTCGCCGATACGGAGCCCGTGGGCGGGCCGCCAGGCCAGCCCAGGTTTCTCAATGCCGTGGCGCACGTGCGTGTCTGCCTGTCGCCCGAGGCGCTGCTCGACCGGCTGCTGGCCATCGAGGAGGCGCTGGGGCGCGTGAGGGCCGAACGCTGGGGTCCGCGGACGATTGACCTGGACCTTCTGCTCTATGACGACGTGGTGAGGCGGGGGGAGCGGCTGACGCTGCCGCACCCGCGGATGCACGAGCGGCGGTTCGTGCTCGAGCCGCTGGCCGCCCTCGCCCCGGGGGTGGTGCATCCGGTTCTGGGGCGCACCGCCGCACAACTGCTGGTCGCACTGGGGACAGAGCCATCATGA
- a CDS encoding deoxynucleoside kinase, translating to MSRKFTYIAVEGPIGVGKTTLALALGKALDARVILEESEANPFLLHFYENPARYAFQTQLFFLASRYKQQQEIFQRDLFHQTTVTDYLFEKDSVFASVTLSDEELRLYHRFASYLASGIPKPNIAILLQASVESLMARIRKRGHDFEAPMEVDYLRKVVETYNRHFFDYSATPLLVVNTDEVNVAADPAELANLIEQMGRLESGVQFYAPVARKGR from the coding sequence ATGAGCCGCAAGTTCACCTACATCGCCGTCGAGGGCCCGATCGGCGTGGGCAAGACCACCCTGGCCCTCGCCCTCGGCAAGGCCCTGGACGCGCGCGTGATCCTCGAGGAGTCCGAGGCCAACCCCTTCCTTCTCCATTTCTACGAGAACCCCGCGCGCTACGCCTTCCAGACCCAGCTCTTCTTCCTCGCCTCCCGCTACAAGCAGCAGCAGGAGATCTTCCAGCGCGACCTCTTCCACCAGACCACCGTCACCGACTATCTGTTCGAGAAAGACAGCGTCTTCGCCAGCGTGACCCTGAGCGACGAGGAACTGCGCCTCTACCACCGCTTCGCCAGCTACCTGGCCTCGGGCATTCCCAAGCCCAACATCGCCATCCTGCTCCAGGCCAGCGTCGAGTCGCTCATGGCCCGCATCCGCAAGCGCGGACACGACTTCGAGGCGCCGATGGAGGTGGACTACCTGCGCAAGGTGGTGGAAACCTATAACCGGCACTTCTTCGACTACTCGGCCACCCCGCTGCTGGTCGTGAATACCGACGAGGTGAACGTGGCCGCCGACCCTGCCGAGCTGGCCAACCTGATCGAGCAGATGGGCCGCCTCGAGAGCGGCGTGCAGTTCTATGCCCCCGTTGCCCGAAAAGGCCGCTGA
- the panC gene encoding pantoate--beta-alanine ligase, translated as MEILTTIASLRAFLRPHRAAGRTLGFVPTMGALHEGHLSLLRRAKAECDLAVASIFVNPTQFAPTEDLARYPRDLEGDRRLCASVGADAVFAPAPAEMYPEGAATWVIQDDATARCLEGEHRPTHFRGVLTVCLKLFHIVQPDRAYFGQKDFQQALLVRRMVRDLDLPMELVVCPIVREADGLAMSSRNRYLDAAARRQAASLSRGLERARAAAAVGERSAAKLADVIRSEIVAAGPCEIDYIAIADPETLAPVAVVEKPVVALLAVRIAGTRLIDNLILAP; from the coding sequence ATGGAAATCCTCACGACCATCGCCTCCCTTCGCGCCTTCCTTCGGCCGCACCGAGCCGCGGGCCGCACCCTGGGCTTCGTGCCCACCATGGGCGCGCTGCACGAGGGACACCTGAGCCTCCTGCGCCGCGCCAAGGCCGAATGCGACCTCGCCGTCGCCAGCATCTTCGTCAACCCCACCCAGTTCGCCCCCACCGAGGACCTCGCCCGCTACCCGCGCGACCTCGAGGGCGACCGCCGCCTGTGCGCGAGCGTGGGGGCGGACGCCGTTTTCGCCCCCGCCCCTGCCGAGATGTACCCCGAGGGCGCCGCCACGTGGGTGATCCAGGACGATGCGACCGCCCGCTGCCTCGAGGGCGAGCACCGGCCCACGCACTTCCGCGGCGTGCTCACCGTGTGCCTCAAGCTCTTCCATATCGTGCAGCCCGATCGCGCGTACTTCGGCCAGAAGGACTTTCAGCAGGCCCTCCTCGTGCGGCGCATGGTGCGCGACCTCGATCTGCCGATGGAGCTGGTCGTGTGCCCCATCGTGCGCGAGGCCGACGGCCTGGCGATGAGCTCGCGCAACCGCTATCTCGACGCCGCCGCGCGGCGGCAGGCGGCGAGCCTCTCGCGCGGGCTGGAGAGGGCCCGCGCCGCCGCGGCCGTCGGCGAGCGCAGCGCCGCGAAGCTCGCCGATGTGATTCGCTCGGAGATCGTTGCCGCCGGCCCGTGCGAGATTGACTACATCGCGATCGCCGACCCCGAGACGCTGGCCCCTGTGGCCGTCGTCGAGAAGCCTGTGGTGGCCCTTCTCGCCGTCCGCATCGCCGGCACCCGCCTCATTGACAACCTCATTCTTGCCCCGTGA
- a CDS encoding HU family DNA-binding protein, with the protein MGTTTKKELTNTIAEKLKHRQMLVRDIVQAFLDECINELANGNRLEFRDFGVFETVSRAARKARNPKTGQVVEVPPKTVVDFKMGKRMKGIINDRRAGAQAAAQANAAPQV; encoded by the coding sequence ATGGGAACGACGACGAAGAAGGAACTCACGAACACCATTGCCGAGAAGCTCAAGCACCGTCAGATGCTCGTGCGGGACATCGTTCAGGCCTTCCTCGACGAGTGCATCAACGAACTCGCCAACGGCAATCGCCTCGAGTTCCGCGACTTTGGCGTCTTCGAGACGGTCTCGCGCGCCGCCCGCAAGGCCCGCAACCCCAAGACAGGCCAGGTCGTCGAAGTCCCCCCCAAGACCGTGGTGGACTTCAAGATGGGGAAGCGGATGAAGGGGATCATCAACGACCGCCGCGCCGGCGCGCAGGCTGCGGCTCAAGCCAACGCGGCACCGCAAGTCTAG
- the eno gene encoding phosphopyruvate hydratase has protein sequence MTMIVGVKGREILDSRGNPTVEVEVELECGAVGLAAVPSGASTGENEAVELRDGDKARYGGKGVTKAVANVNEVLAPELVGTDALDQAGIDTRMCQLDGTPTKANLGANAILGVSLAVAKAAANALGLPLYRYIGGTNARVLPVPMMNILNGGKHAANNVDLQEFMIMPFGAPSFREALRIGAEVFHSLKKVLSKRGLSTSVGDEGGFAPDLKSNEDALKVIMEAIEKAGYKPGEDVFIALDPAASSFYGEDAKGRGIRAPGKYVLASENRQLSAEEMIAFYADLCDRYPIRSLEDGLAENDWAGWRKLNEALGARIQIVGDDIFVTNVKFLQRGIAEGTANSILIKVNQIGTLSETLDTIQLAHTHAMTAVVSHRSGETEDATIADIVVAANTGQIKTGSACRSDRIAKYNQLLRIEEELGAQARYGAALWRKR, from the coding sequence GTGACCATGATCGTCGGCGTCAAGGGGCGTGAGATTCTCGACTCGCGCGGCAACCCCACCGTCGAGGTCGAAGTGGAGCTGGAATGCGGAGCCGTGGGCCTCGCGGCCGTGCCGTCGGGCGCCTCCACGGGCGAGAACGAGGCGGTAGAGCTGCGCGACGGCGACAAGGCCCGCTACGGCGGCAAGGGCGTCACCAAGGCCGTGGCCAACGTCAACGAGGTCCTCGCGCCCGAGCTCGTGGGCACCGACGCGCTCGACCAGGCCGGCATTGACACGCGGATGTGCCAGCTCGACGGCACGCCGACCAAGGCCAACCTGGGCGCGAACGCCATCCTGGGCGTGTCGCTGGCCGTGGCCAAGGCCGCCGCGAACGCCCTCGGCCTGCCCCTCTACCGCTACATCGGCGGCACCAACGCCCGGGTGCTGCCTGTGCCCATGATGAACATCCTGAACGGCGGCAAGCACGCCGCGAACAACGTGGACCTCCAGGAGTTCATGATCATGCCCTTCGGCGCGCCCAGCTTCCGCGAGGCGCTCCGCATCGGCGCCGAGGTCTTCCACAGCCTCAAGAAGGTCCTCAGCAAGCGCGGCCTCTCGACCTCCGTGGGCGACGAGGGCGGCTTCGCGCCCGACCTGAAGTCGAACGAGGACGCCTTGAAGGTGATCATGGAGGCCATCGAGAAGGCCGGCTACAAGCCGGGCGAGGACGTCTTCATCGCCCTCGACCCCGCGGCCAGCTCCTTCTACGGCGAGGATGCCAAGGGCCGCGGCATCCGGGCCCCCGGCAAGTACGTGCTCGCCTCCGAAAACCGCCAGTTGTCGGCCGAAGAGATGATCGCCTTCTACGCCGACCTGTGCGACCGCTACCCCATCCGCTCGCTCGAAGACGGCTTGGCCGAAAACGACTGGGCCGGCTGGCGCAAGCTCAACGAAGCGCTCGGCGCCAGAATCCAGATCGTGGGCGACGACATTTTCGTCACCAACGTCAAGTTCCTCCAGCGCGGCATCGCCGAGGGCACCGCGAACTCCATCCTCATCAAGGTCAACCAGATCGGCACCCTGAGCGAGACGCTGGACACCATCCAGCTCGCTCACACCCACGCCATGACCGCCGTGGTCTCGCACCGCTCGGGCGAGACCGAGGACGCGACGATCGCCGACATCGTGGTGGCCGCGAACACCGGGCAGATCAAGACCGGCTCGGCCTGCCGCAGCGACCGGATCGCCAAGTACAATCAGCTCCTGCGCATCGAGGAGGAACTCGGCGCCCAGGCCCGCTACGGCGCCGCCCTCTGGCGCAAGAGGTAA
- a CDS encoding response regulator, whose protein sequence is MARNERILVVDDDPDTLQLIATLLAGEGYAVERATDGPSGIAKAKAQLPDLVLLDIAMPGMDGLAVCDKLRFDPKTRDVPIIFLSAKGDDDTVALASVLDAYAFIRKPFKPEELLGEVRNCLNIFGRKKP, encoded by the coding sequence ATGGCGCGCAATGAGCGGATTCTGGTGGTGGACGATGATCCGGATACGCTTCAGTTGATCGCCACCCTGCTGGCGGGCGAGGGCTACGCGGTGGAACGAGCGACGGATGGGCCGTCGGGCATCGCGAAGGCCAAGGCGCAACTCCCCGATCTCGTGCTGCTGGATATCGCCATGCCGGGCATGGACGGCCTGGCGGTGTGCGACAAGCTGCGCTTCGACCCGAAGACGCGCGATGTGCCGATCATCTTTCTGTCGGCGAAGGGCGACGACGATACGGTGGCGCTGGCCTCGGTGCTGGACGCCTACGCCTTCATCCGCAAGCCCTTCAAGCCCGAGGAACTGCTCGGCGAGGTGCGGAACTGCCTGAACATCTTTGGGAGAAAGAAACCGTGA
- a CDS encoding sugar phosphate isomerase/epimerase: protein MALPLGLQLYSLREAAAKDFPGVLAKVADMGYAGVEYAGLHNMKAADVAKIVADLGLIAVSAHMPCPDKNNLNQVVDDAKALGIGYIVTGGWIDQFKDAEAIKAFAAKVEAGAELVAPYGLKVGIHNHWCEFDHLVEGKLPHALFMSLTKKAFAQLDIYWTKFGGTDPEKYLPMLKGRVPLLHVKDGTLEKDKDGRPCTPHTAVGAGKVNIPAAVKAAEKAGTKWLLVELDNCATDMEAAVRQSAEYLINEGLAEGAGCCDDDCCCS from the coding sequence ATGGCCCTTCCGCTCGGGTTGCAGCTCTACTCGCTGCGCGAAGCCGCCGCGAAGGACTTTCCCGGCGTGCTGGCGAAGGTGGCCGACATGGGCTACGCGGGCGTGGAGTACGCGGGCCTGCACAACATGAAGGCGGCCGACGTGGCGAAGATCGTGGCCGACCTCGGCCTGATCGCCGTCTCGGCCCACATGCCCTGCCCCGACAAGAACAACTTGAACCAGGTGGTGGACGACGCGAAGGCCCTGGGCATCGGCTACATCGTGACCGGCGGCTGGATCGATCAGTTCAAGGACGCCGAGGCCATCAAGGCGTTCGCGGCCAAGGTCGAGGCGGGCGCCGAGCTGGTCGCGCCCTACGGCCTCAAGGTCGGCATCCACAACCACTGGTGCGAGTTCGACCACCTGGTCGAGGGCAAGCTGCCCCACGCCCTCTTCATGTCGCTCACGAAGAAGGCGTTCGCCCAGCTCGACATCTACTGGACGAAGTTCGGCGGCACCGACCCCGAGAAGTACCTGCCGATGCTCAAGGGCCGCGTGCCGTTGCTGCATGTCAAAGACGGGACGCTCGAGAAGGACAAGGACGGCCGCCCCTGCACGCCGCACACGGCCGTGGGCGCCGGCAAGGTGAACATCCCGGCCGCCGTGAAGGCCGCCGAGAAGGCCGGCACCAAGTGGCTGCTGGTCGAGCTCGACAACTGCGCGACGGACATGGAGGCCGCCGTGCGCCAGAGCGCCGAATACCTGATCAACGAGGGCCTCGCCGAAGGCGCCGGCTGCTGCGACGACGACTGCTGCTGTAGCTGA
- a CDS encoding type II toxin-antitoxin system VapB family antitoxin, with protein MATNLALDDRLIETARRIGRHKTKKEAVTTALKEYIQYRRQLRILDLAGTIDYDPSYDYKAARRGPR; from the coding sequence ATGGCGACGAATCTGGCCTTGGACGATAGGCTGATCGAGACGGCGCGGCGGATTGGCCGGCACAAGACAAAGAAAGAAGCCGTCACGACCGCGCTCAAGGAGTACATTCAGTATCGGCGGCAGCTTCGCATTCTGGACCTGGCGGGGACGATAGACTACGACCCCTCCTACGACTACAAAGCCGCGCGGAGGGGGCCGCGGTGA
- a CDS encoding PIN domain-containing protein, whose product MSVVVDTSVWSLALRRKREHLNSTETLLVAEWAGLIRRREVMLLGPIRQEVLSGIRNEGAFAKLRLALRAFPDERLSAEDYERAAWCFNFCQSKGIAGSSADFLICAVALRRDVAIFTTDGDFACYARHLPIRLHRPAL is encoded by the coding sequence GTGAGCGTGGTCGTTGACACCTCGGTCTGGTCGCTCGCCCTGCGCCGCAAGCGCGAGCACCTCAACAGCACTGAGACCCTGTTGGTCGCGGAGTGGGCCGGACTCATCCGTCGGAGGGAGGTCATGCTGCTTGGCCCGATTCGGCAAGAGGTCCTATCAGGAATCAGGAACGAGGGGGCATTCGCCAAGCTTCGCCTGGCGCTCCGCGCGTTCCCCGACGAGCGGCTATCCGCCGAGGACTATGAACGCGCCGCCTGGTGCTTCAACTTCTGCCAAAGCAAGGGTATCGCGGGCTCGTCCGCGGATTTCCTCATCTGCGCCGTTGCCCTGCGCCGCGACGTTGCCATCTTCACCACTGATGGCGACTTTGCCTGCTACGCCCGCCATCTCCCCATCCGCCTGCACCGGCCCGCCCTCTGA
- a CDS encoding RtcB family protein has translation MSDRAWHGPLDRLDDCRWRIPRSYKHGMLTDGVIYADDAMIQQVMSDNAPEQVANVAFLPGIVGRSMAMPDIHWGYGFPIGGVAATDPDEGGVVSPGGVGYDINCGVRLLRTKLTEDAVRRDLRGLVAKLFATVPCGVGKSGHIHFSPSEERKLVAEGARYVVRKGYGRHEDIAHTEAGGCLEGADPDLVSDRAYQRGAGQCGTLGSGNHFVEVQVVDEVYDQAAADAFGLGVGSITVMIHSGSRGFGYQVCDEYVHSLVKAAQRYQIGLPDRQLACAPVNSPEGQRYLGAMRCAANYAWANRQALMHLVRLAFEEFFKASPNELGMDLLYDVAHNIAKMERHTVGGRERTLCVHRKGATRAFPPGHPELPPEYRHIGQPVIIPGDMGRNSYLLVGTQKAMEETFGTTCHGAGRVMSRGQAIRTAHGRDVAKRLEDKGIIVRGTDWKGLAEEQPAAYKDVNEVVDVVHRAGLSRKVCRMRPLGVIKG, from the coding sequence ATGAGCGATAGAGCCTGGCACGGCCCCCTCGACCGCCTGGACGACTGCCGCTGGCGCATTCCCCGTTCGTACAAGCACGGGATGCTCACCGACGGTGTGATCTACGCCGACGACGCGATGATCCAGCAGGTGATGAGCGACAACGCGCCCGAGCAAGTGGCCAACGTGGCCTTCCTGCCCGGCATCGTGGGCCGCTCGATGGCCATGCCCGACATCCACTGGGGCTACGGCTTCCCGATCGGCGGCGTGGCCGCCACCGACCCCGACGAGGGCGGCGTGGTCTCGCCCGGCGGCGTGGGCTATGACATCAACTGCGGCGTGCGCCTCCTCCGCACGAAGCTCACCGAGGACGCCGTTCGCCGCGATCTCCGCGGCCTCGTCGCGAAACTCTTCGCTACCGTGCCCTGCGGCGTGGGCAAGAGCGGCCACATCCACTTCTCGCCGTCCGAGGAGCGCAAACTCGTCGCCGAGGGCGCGCGCTACGTCGTCCGCAAGGGCTACGGCCGGCACGAGGACATCGCCCACACCGAGGCCGGCGGCTGCCTCGAGGGCGCCGACCCCGACCTGGTGAGCGACCGCGCCTACCAGCGCGGAGCCGGCCAGTGCGGCACCCTCGGCTCCGGCAACCACTTCGTCGAGGTGCAGGTCGTGGACGAGGTGTACGACCAGGCCGCGGCCGACGCCTTCGGCCTCGGCGTCGGCTCGATCACCGTGATGATCCACTCGGGCTCGCGCGGCTTCGGCTACCAGGTCTGCGACGAGTACGTCCACTCTCTGGTCAAGGCCGCGCAGCGCTACCAGATCGGCCTGCCCGACCGCCAGCTCGCGTGCGCGCCCGTCAACTCGCCCGAAGGCCAGCGCTACCTGGGCGCCATGCGCTGCGCCGCCAACTACGCCTGGGCCAACCGCCAGGCCCTCATGCACCTCGTGCGCCTGGCCTTCGAGGAGTTCTTCAAGGCCAGCCCCAACGAGCTGGGCATGGACCTCCTCTACGACGTGGCCCACAACATCGCCAAGATGGAGCGGCACACGGTGGGCGGGCGCGAGCGCACGCTGTGCGTCCACCGCAAGGGCGCCACACGCGCCTTCCCGCCCGGCCATCCCGAGCTGCCGCCCGAGTACCGCCATATCGGCCAGCCCGTCATCATCCCCGGCGACATGGGCCGCAACTCCTACCTCCTCGTCGGCACCCAGAAGGCGATGGAGGAGACGTTCGGCACCACCTGCCACGGCGCCGGGCGCGTCATGTCGCGCGGTCAGGCCATCCGCACCGCCCACGGCCGCGACGTGGCCAAGCGCCTCGAGGACAAGGGCATCATCGTGCGCGGCACCGACTGGAAGGGCCTGGCCGAGGAGCAGCCCGCGGCCTACAAGGACGTGAACGAGGTGGTGGACGTGGTGCACCGCGCCGGCCTCTCGCGCAAGGTGTGCCGCATGCGGCCGCTGGGCGTGATCAAGGGGTAA